A window of Hordeum vulgare subsp. vulgare chromosome 5H, MorexV3_pseudomolecules_assembly, whole genome shotgun sequence genomic DNA:
GGCAGGTTGTGTTGATGACAGACGTTCTACAGGTGGCTTTGCTATATTTGTTGAACCCAATCTTATATTCTCGAGTTCAAAGAAGCAGCCTACAGTCTCAAGATCTAGCACTGAGGCAGAGTATAAGGGTTGGCCAATGGCGTGGCAGAAGCCATTTGGATAGACTCAGTTCTCAAAGAACTTGGAGTTGCACGGCAGCGCACCCCTATTTTGTGGTGTGATAATTTAGGGGCAACTTACCTGGCGGCGAATCCAATGTTTCATGCTCGGACCAAACACATTGAGATTGATTTCCATTTTGTGAAAGAACGGGTAGCTGCAGGTGCATTGGATGTCTGGTACATTTCAACAGATGATCAGCTAGCGGATGTATTTACTAAACCCGCTACACGACATATGCTAGACTGCTTCAGGACCAATCTGAATCTTGTATGTAGTTCAAATTGAGGGGGCATGTAAAATAGGGTCTAGCTTACATACTGTATATGTTCACGTGTAGGGACACGGATGTAATTGTATCACCctgctcatctatatgtatgaagACGTGAGGTGAAAGTCAACCCCCACGCAAAACCCTAAACCATCACGTTTAACTATTTCAACGTCGTTGTTGGTCCACTAGAAACGCTTCTTCAGGTTGTGTCACTCGTGCTATGTGTAGTTGCGCTGATGTTGATGCAATCTAGTATTTGAATGTCAGTAGGTTCACTCTTAAATTCATTGAACAGATAGAAGATTGGTCCAGTTTATAAGGAAAATCGAACCTAAAGACATATAAGTGTTGCCAATCGGCTTATAACGCGCAATCACACGCACAACAAAAAAGGCAAGCCTTGCCTAAACACTACCAAGATGGAGAGAGGTCAGGACACAGAGCCACAAGACCGCTTCAAAATCGAAGCAAAACCCAAACCCCAGTCAAGTGCGTGTCCACATATAGTCCACCCATGACGCCGAAAAGAGAGTGGCGAGTGGACAGCAGGACCTGACTAGACCTGAGGAAAGCATCATCGAAGAGATGGCGCATTAGTGTACATTATGTGCAAGGGGCCAACGCTCTAAGTGGAGGCCAACTCTAGCATCAAGCAGTGTCGTAGGACTCCACGAGCAACCCGAACAGTGCCTCCAAAAAGGTAACGACGCCATATCGCCGTCACTGCCTGAAATCAATGTTGTACCACTCCTGAAAAATGTGTGCTCCCTATCTGAACAAATATGTTCAtgaaacaaacaaaacaaaaatcatatatgtgcatgtaaaaaTATGTTCATATCTTAAATATCATGTAAAACAATATATGTGCACAGTTGACCTATATTAAGATAAAACGTGTCCATGTACTTAAACAATGTTCatttattttaaaatatattttgatACTATTTATCACCCATTGTGCAGAATGAGTTATTTTTCATCCAAGGTAATCTTACGtttgtttcataaataaatttcatTTTGTATACAAATAGTTACACACATGTTGATTCATTATGTAAAATTTGGCATAAGAAGATAAAAATATAGGTCGTAAGACCAGAAAAAAAAAtgcattttatgtatattttacattATGTTTTTATGTTAGTAATTTTACATAGCGTAAAATATTTTACGATGATTTaatatttttttactttttacATATGAAGTAAGAAAAAAATTACGGGACGTAAAAATATGGTGCATTAATTGTAAAATAGAGGAGGTGAAGAATagttattcctcacccagggtgacaaacaattattcttcaccccctctgttttaacatcaatgcaccgtaattttacgttctGTAAATTTTATCTTATTTACAATATAAAGTATATAGTCACCAAAAAATAATTACATGACATAATATTAAAAACATAATAACATAGTGCAAAATGtacataaaaatattattttcatgtcttatgacctatatattTGTTTTCTTAGACAAAATTTTACGTAGTGAATCTATATGAATGGCCAAAACCAATGTCACCAACTATGTCAACATCTTCTCCAAATTCTGAATGTTTTGAATCGATTGTGCTAGAATCAGATAATCAGATAGATCGTGATCCATTGTCATCACCTCCATCCCCATCTAGCTCGACATTATCTCCTGTTTTACCATTACATGATGTTAAGGAACCAGATTCAAATAAAGAGATCAAAGGTGTTCAGAAATATGATTATCTACcacaaggtatttgtttcaactatTTTATGTACATTTGTACTCAATATATTCTTAAACTATTTGATTTTTTGCAGACTATACATTGACCGACCATGACCTATGTGCCCATATAACAATTGAATCATCTTTGAGAAAACAAGGACTGGTTAATATAGATGGAAGTACTGTATTACAAAATCAATTGATGTGATTGCTAGATGAAAAAGAGTGGGTAAATGATGATGTAAGTATACCCTTACTCAAAGAGAAAAAAGTTTCTAATTAGTAATATCTATTACTAACATATTTTAATTACTTTGCGACAGCCTTACTACTAACATttgtgttgtgctactaaatccttgctgcagagagatatcccaaatgcggttgaattgacaactcaactatcaaggacaataattattcTTTGGCTCTGTGTGAAATCAATAAATTAggatgaaatactacccgtgaagactgtcgcaatcccctatacttgtgggttatcacgaggTTGCAGTTCAGCATGCGAGGCGATCAGGGGTTGATGGCAGCAGAGGATGCGCTCGCATAGGTCGTGTGATGACGATGTGGCCGGATGGCGAGTTTCTCTTCTTGGCGGAGTGCGTCCGCGGGCTGATGGAGCTCGCGAGGAGGAACTAGTGTTTCTATACGTGAGGATGTGCGTTGGCGGTTCGAATGAAGCTCGCGGATGGTTTGATTATTGGTCGATGGACCTCTGTTCGTGGGTTAAGCTCAATTGTTTACTTTTTGGCTGGTTGGGATTGTTGATCGATGGACCTAGTACGTGGGCTGAGGACTTCGTTCGTGTGTTGATTAGAATTGTTTTTTTTGCCATGGTTGTTGTACGTGGGCTTAGTTGGCCCTTGGATCTTTGGGATACTATAGACCATTGCGTTCGAAGGGGAGGTGGGGATCAAACGCGATGGTTGTCGTACGAAGGGTGGGGGGAATCAAACGAGGTGGAACCATCAATTCtgttttaatagtagagatataaCACTTGGCTTTAGGACCACTTAGCCCCTTGCCGGCATCTCTTTCCAGCTGGAGTGAAGGGTCTGGCAGGGGGAACCCGCGCCACTGGCCCCTTATCATTTGGGCGACCCTTTTTGTATCGCCAATGGCGACCCTTTTTGTATCGCCAATGGCGACCTCCTCCATTGAGTTTATTGCCTAGTTTGTGGCGGAAGAAGGGGTCCCTGTCGACGAAGGAGTCAACTGTTGTCTCTGTCTAAGACGTTGGTTGGTCATCATGTTACTATTTTTGAGCCATTCTGAGATGAAGAGCATGATTGGTTTGATGCCAAAAATTAGCATGCCAACATTTGGCAAATACTGTATTTTGTTAGGAACATGCTGAATCTCACTCGCCTGCATCCACTTTCAGTTTCATCGACaagtatatgtatatgtatgtatgggTAGTCTGCCATCGATTCCTGACCCAACTTCTTCCACCCGTGATCATTCGTCGAAAACCAGAGCAAGGAGAATGCGGAAGCCAAGCCACCATTGCAAGGGTGTGCGAAGCTGCTAATGGTTGATGCTGCTGTCTTTAGGCATGATGATAGAGGAGCTTGCTGTTGTCTGTCGGAACGAGTGGGGAACGTTTCAAGGCATATATTATACTCCCTTGGTCCTAACTAGTACAAAGTAGAGTCATTTtgaagtcacttattttgggacggatggaGTATACAGACATATTCCATTCCCTTCTGTGAAGAGTCAACCGATGAAACCTTGTGGCATTATTGGTCCTAACTACTcactccattccaaaataagtATCGCAAATTTATAACTAAATTAGTATAAATTTTATACTAAGTCAGcggcacttattttgggacggggaGTATTATATTATGGAAAAAAAGACGGTAAATATTTCCTAATGATTTTGATTTCACCATCAACTCACCCAAACACTGTTGCTGCACACGACCTCCAAACCAAGAAACCTTCACAAGCCTATACACACCAACCATCAAGCCTCCAAACCTCACATCAAGCATCCTGGGACAACTCTGCTACCAGTGCTTGTCACCCACCCACACAAAGCTACAGCTCAATTTACAAGCTTCCCTCCATAGTCCAGACCCCAAACAACGCCAGAGCGAAAACTAGGTGCGGAGCGCCATGAACAGGTTCTGCCTTCTCGCGTGCTCCGGAACCAGCCGCTCGACGACTTCCGGAGGTATGCCGTTTAGCTCTGCAAATGTCATGGGAAATGGACTGATTCAGCTGAGAGTAGCTACATATATATGCAAACAAGGTACATTCCTGAAGTAGGAAGACTGAAGGTAAATTAACTACCGACTGACAAAAGGTGTGTTGGAGTAAGCTTGACAAATGTAGCAACAAGGCAAAAAGCCCAATGTGATGGTTtgcctgctgctactgctatttaGATACAGTTACACTACCTTGAGTTCTGAAGTTGAAGAGGGGTGGAAGAGGGCGACCGTTAGGCAGCCGGGTGTTTGGATCTCTCAACTCATCAAAGAACGGGTGCATGCAGGCTTCCATCTGAAGAACGATTCCGCGGTCAGAGCATAAAATAGCTCACAGCATATCATTTTGCACTCTGCGGGGCTACAAAAGGAAGTGATAGTATGTCCTTACAGCAGTGCATCGAAGATCTGGCGAGTATTGCAGAAACCTGCTCACAAGGTCCATTGCTTCGGGTGGATGCTTCTTCTGGAAAACCTGGATACAGACAGAACTTTCAGGTAACAGAGGAATGATGACAAAAGATGTTGGTTTAATTTTTAGCCTGAGATTGTACATGACACGCGGATGGCTTTGTATTTTGTATGTCAATTATCATTTCTCACAATTTATCAGTATGCTAGTCAAAAGTATGCACCAAATGAAACAGCTGTTGTGCAGCCCAAATACCCACGAATCAAGCATGGAGACATAACATGCAGATTACCTTGTGCCATGGATGAGCCTTAATTTGTGGGAACTTGAACTCTGTGTAGTTTGGATTCATGCACTTGATCTCTTCCCTTGTTGGTGTACCCAAGACCTGCAAGCCACTATGGCTGAACATGTCATTGTACAGAATACAGGTCGCAGGAGAAAACAGCTTAATATGTCATACAGGATTTCACCTTGATAATCTCAACCAGCTGATCAACTCCACTTTCCCCAGGAAAAATAGGCTGCATGGATGATATTATGAGAATAATCTAGAGAGTAAAAGGTAAAATACTATATGCATGAACAAAACCTGTCCGAGCAGCAGCTCTGCCATGACACAGCCTGTGGACCACAGATCAATGGCAGTAGTATATTCAGTTGCACCAAAGATGAGTTCTGGTGCTCGGTAGTATCTTGAGCATATGTAGGAGATATTTGGTTCTCCCTTGACCTGCATATATTCAAGACATTACATCAAAACAATTTAGAAATCACCAGGTCTGGGTAACGTTACTGGCATAAGCGCACACCTTTTTTTTATTCTTATTATCAAGAAAGTTTAGCATGCTCTTTTCAAAATCAGCAGGACT
This region includes:
- the LOC123395022 gene encoding shaggy-related protein kinase kappa-like isoform X2, with product MSNYTLIRYAEHLLIYITALASATVISNHRTFSLTHIHTSSKYVILAVQRYWSRENQISPTYAQDTTEHQNSSLVQLNILLPLICGPQAVSWQSCCSDSLFFLGKVELISWLRLSSGLQVLGTPTREEIKCMNPNYTEFKFPQIKAHPWHKVFQKKHPPEAMDLVSRFLQYSPDLRCTAMEACMHPFFDELRDPNTRLPNGRPLPPLFNFRTQELNGIPPEVVERLVPEHARRQNLFMALRT